The Microbacterium amylolyticum genome includes the window TTCATTGAACGTCGTTCAGTATAGTCATGGATATGCGCGGAGCCGGACATGACCTCGAGAGCATCATCGATCAGGCGATCGCCCTTCTCGATGACATCGGCCTTCCCGACCTCTCGATGCGCCGCCTCGCGGGAGCGCTCGGCGTCGCCCCCAGCGCCCTGTACTGGCACGTCGCGAATAAACAAACCCTGCTTGCCGCCCTTGCCGACCGAATCGTTGCGGAGGCCGCGCCAGCCGACGGCGTCGACACCACCGCGCTCGCGCTACGTGACGCGATTCTCGCCCACCGCGACGCGGCAGAAGTCGTCACGAGTTCCGCCGCGCTGGGGCTGAGCTCCGGCGCGATTCGCGAGCGATTTCACGCGGCGTATACACGTGCAGGATCCTCCGACCCGGCGCGCGCCGCAGCCGTGGCCGAGCAATTCCTCCTCGGGCACACCTCGCTCGTCCAGCAGCGCATCCAGGCCGCGACAATCGGCGCCTACGACGCGAATCCTCGCGACGTAGACACGAGCACACGTGCCGAGTTTGCCGACGGGATCGCGGCGCTCAGCATGCTATGAGGCGTCGGGAACCGTCCATGTGAGAGGGTTCTGATTCCACGAGTTCCCCACAGACACGACGATCTTGCCCGCGATGTAGCGGTCGATGGACCACTCGAGGATTCGCCCGTTGGGATCACGGGAGACACGACGATGTGTCAGAAGGGCCGAGCCACGCGCCACTCCCAAGAGCTGCGCATCGCGAGCTTTCGCTCCTTCTGCGCCGAAGCGGTGCTCGGCATGCGTGAACCGCACTCCATGCTCCGCGAGAACCATCGTCACCGATGACGCCTCAGCGGGAATCGCCTGGACGAGCTCACCCACCCATTCGGCGTACCGGGTGCGCTCCAACATGACGACATCGCCGTCGAGCATGCGCACACGAACGACGTTGAGGACGCGTGTGCCGCGCGGGGCCTGCAGAAGGCGCTCGTCCGTCTCGTCGGCGATTTGCCAAACGCTCTCAACAACGCGACCACCAGGCTCGCGTCCCTTGCCACGCGCCCACTGCGCGAAGCTGTGGAATTCATCGAACGAGGAACGCTGTCGCGGCACGCGCACAACTGTTTTCGGACGCCCCCTGCTTCCGTCAACGATCCCTTCGGCTACGAGCTCCTTGAGTGCCACACGAACTGTGCCGAGGGATGCGCCGAACCGCTCGGCCAATACCCGCTCGGGCGGCAAGGAGTCACCAACGGCGTACGCACCAGACAGGATCTCCTCGCGCAGTGCGTCGGCGATCGTCCGAAAGGCAAATGTCTGCACCCGATGGGGTCCCTTCGTGCGCCGCGCAGCCTGGGCGCGACAGGTATGAACACTCATTGTATGCACCCGGCACCTGTCAACCCGCCCGCCGGCTGTCGTTCACATCACGTTCCCTTTCTCGTTGTCGATTCGACATGTTCACTAGTGATCTTTATGGTGGTTGAGACAACATCACTAGGGACGTTGGTCATATCTCGGTGATGAGTAGCTCGACAACTCTCACGAAAGGCTGTGACCTTGAACACCATGAGCACACGCGCCCTCACCGCAACCGGCGTGGTTGCCGCGGCGGCTATCGCGCTGACAGGCTGCACAACCTCGGCGGCCGAGTCCGAGTCCTCCGCACTGTGGCGGAGCGCAACAACCGTCTCCGAGGGCGGTGGTTTCGATCAGCTTGTCGAAGACGCGCAGGCCGAAGGAACCTTTAACGTCATGGGCCTCTACGAGGACTGGGCCAACTACGGCGGGCTGCTCGATGCCTTCTCCGAGAAGTACGGCATCACCATCAACAACGACACCTCGACGGGGTCGAGCCAGGATCTCGTCAACGCCGTTGTCAACCGGCAGGGCCAGGACACCTCACTCGACTACCTCGACACCGGTATGAGCTACGCAGTTCAAGCCGATCTCGATGGTCTCCTCGCCGAATACGCGCCGGAGACGATTGCCGACATCGACCCCTCGTACATCGGCGAAAACGGCACCTGGCTGCACCAGTACGGCGGAACCATCGCGATCGCCTGTGACACGGGCCGCGTCGAGACCTGTCCGACCAGCTTCGCCGACCTGCTGGACCCCCAGTACCGCGGCCAGGTCGCGCTCCCGAACACCCCGGAGAACTCCGAATCTGCGTTCATGATCGTGCACGCAGCCGCGCTCGCACACGGCGGCAGCCTCGACGACATCACGCCCGGCATCGAGTTCTTCCGGGAGCTCAACGAAGTCGGGAACTTCATCCCCGTTCAAGGCAACGCCGGAACGCTCGAAACCGGAGAGACGCCAATTCTTCTCGAGTGGACATACACGCTGCAGCCCGTGGCTGACCGGCTTGCCGACGAGGTCGGCATGGAGATCGACGTCATCATCCCGGACGACGGCGTCGTCTCGTCGTTCTACGCCGCATCACTGAACGCCGACGCACCGCACCCCGCGACCGCAAGGCTCTTCTTCGAGTTCCTCTTCTCCGACGAGGGGCAGAACCTGCTTCTCCAGGGCGGTGTCTCCCCTGTTCGCCTCGACGCCATGATTGCGGCAGGAACCGTGGACGAAGATGCCCTCGCGGCCCTTCCGAGCGCGGAACTCGGACAGTCGCCCACGCTCGAACAGCGTCAGGCAAATCAGGATGTCATCGACGAGCAGTGGTCCGCGGCCATCCGGTGACTTCCGCCACGTCCTCCCGCGCCCGCCGAGCAGGTCTCGGCGGGCGCGGATCGCCTGCCATCATTGCCCTGGCGCCGATGGCACTTCTCCTGGCCTGCTTCTTCCTTCTTCCGCTCCTTGGCATGGCCATCGTCGCGTTCTCGGTCAGCGATGGACAGGGCGGAAAGACTCTTGGCCTCGAGAACTTCGCCAGCCTCGCCGACCGCGGCCAGGCAATCGCGAACTCGGTGCGCGTGTCACTCGTCGGGTCCGCCGTTGGGGCCGGCATCGGAGCGATCACAGCGTTTTGTATCGCACAGATCCGGCACCGCCGCCTCGACGACGTCGTTGCCGTTCTCTCGTCCGTACTCGCCAATGACGGTGGCGCTCCCCTGGCGTTCTCATTCATTGTGACCATCGGCAACACGGGTTTTCTCTTCGCTGCGCTCGGACTCGACTCGGTCGGGTTCTCTCTGTATAGCTGGCAGGGCCTTGTGGTCATGTACCAGTACTTCCTCATCCCGACCATGATCATGGTGACGCTTCCGACCTTCGTCGGTCTCCGCCGCGAGTGGCACGAAGCCAACAAGAGCCTCGGTGGCTCGGCGTGGACGTTCTGGCGCCGTGTCGGGATTCCTGTTGCGGCCCCGGCCCTTCTCGGCGGGTGGATTCTGTTGTTCGGCTCCGCCTACGCAACGCATGCTTCCGCCGCCGTTCTCATCGGAACCGGCGGTTTCCCCCTCGTGACGCTGACGATCGCTGACGAACTCCGATCCGGCACGCGCGCAGGAGGCGAAGAAGCCGCCATGGCACTCGGCCTCACGATGGTCGCGATCGCTGTCGTCGTTCTGTTCCTTTTCAATCGACTGCAGAGGATGTCCGCACGATGGCTCGCCTGACCTCGCCCCTGCGCTGGGTGCCCATCCTTGCCGTTGCGCTGTATCTGGCGGTTCCCATCATCTGCAGCATCGCCTTCGCTACCTTTCCCGGCGGATCCTTTTCGCTGCGGGCATTCGAGGTGCTGACAGGCGATCAGAATCTCGCCTCGGCCGCGCTACGCACCCTCACCATCGCAGCGATCACGATCGTCGTGCTACTGCTGACGCTTGTCCCCGCTGTCGTGGCAGTTCACCTCTGGGCACCGAGGCTCCGCCCCCTTCTCGAGGTGCTGTGCACGTTGCCGCTTGTTGTTCCCTCGATCGCACTCGCCGCCGGAGTCATTTCGCTTCTGCGGTGGGGCGCTTCCCAGGGACGAGGATCCGTCCCCGGCCAGATCAGCCAGACCCTGCAAAATCCCGACCTTCCGTTGATTCTCGTTGGCACCTACGTCGTTCTTTGCCTCCCCTTCACGTTCCGTTCCATCGACGCGGGCCTCCGCACAATTCCCCTCAAGGCGATCGTCGAGGGCTCGACGATCCTCGGCGCCAGCACCTGGGGAACGATCTGGCGGGTCGTCCTTCCC containing:
- a CDS encoding TetR family transcriptional regulator; amino-acid sequence: MRGAGHDLESIIDQAIALLDDIGLPDLSMRRLAGALGVAPSALYWHVANKQTLLAALADRIVAEAAPADGVDTTALALRDAILAHRDAAEVVTSSAALGLSSGAIRERFHAAYTRAGSSDPARAAAVAEQFLLGHTSLVQQRIQAATIGAYDANPRDVDTSTRAEFADGIAALSML
- a CDS encoding GntR family transcriptional regulator, with protein sequence MQTFAFRTIADALREEILSGAYAVGDSLPPERVLAERFGASLGTVRVALKELVAEGIVDGSRGRPKTVVRVPRQRSSFDEFHSFAQWARGKGREPGGRVVESVWQIADETDERLLQAPRGTRVLNVVRVRMLDGDVVMLERTRYAEWVGELVQAIPAEASSVTMVLAEHGVRFTHAEHRFGAEGAKARDAQLLGVARGSALLTHRRVSRDPNGRILEWSIDRYIAGKIVVSVGNSWNQNPLTWTVPDAS
- a CDS encoding ABC transporter substrate-binding protein, whose product is MSTRALTATGVVAAAAIALTGCTTSAAESESSALWRSATTVSEGGGFDQLVEDAQAEGTFNVMGLYEDWANYGGLLDAFSEKYGITINNDTSTGSSQDLVNAVVNRQGQDTSLDYLDTGMSYAVQADLDGLLAEYAPETIADIDPSYIGENGTWLHQYGGTIAIACDTGRVETCPTSFADLLDPQYRGQVALPNTPENSESAFMIVHAAALAHGGSLDDITPGIEFFRELNEVGNFIPVQGNAGTLETGETPILLEWTYTLQPVADRLADEVGMEIDVIIPDDGVVSSFYAASLNADAPHPATARLFFEFLFSDEGQNLLLQGGVSPVRLDAMIAAGTVDEDALAALPSAELGQSPTLEQRQANQDVIDEQWSAAIR
- a CDS encoding ABC transporter permease is translated as MALLLACFFLLPLLGMAIVAFSVSDGQGGKTLGLENFASLADRGQAIANSVRVSLVGSAVGAGIGAITAFCIAQIRHRRLDDVVAVLSSVLANDGGAPLAFSFIVTIGNTGFLFAALGLDSVGFSLYSWQGLVVMYQYFLIPTMIMVTLPTFVGLRREWHEANKSLGGSAWTFWRRVGIPVAAPALLGGWILLFGSAYATHASAAVLIGTGGFPLVTLTIADELRSGTRAGGEEAAMALGLTMVAIAVVVLFLFNRLQRMSARWLA
- a CDS encoding ABC transporter permease, whose amino-acid sequence is MARLTSPLRWVPILAVALYLAVPIICSIAFATFPGGSFSLRAFEVLTGDQNLASAALRTLTIAAITIVVLLLTLVPAVVAVHLWAPRLRPLLEVLCTLPLVVPSIALAAGVISLLRWGASQGRGSVPGQISQTLQNPDLPLILVGTYVVLCLPFTFRSIDAGLRTIPLKAIVEGSTILGASTWGTIWRVVLPNIAGPVRFSAFFGTALCFGEFSIAATLSQQTVPVWLFTVSQTDFRASIAVAVLLNLTTWALMLLATVAASRMAPTRVIDDSNTADPAQSASPEKVTAS